A genomic window from Artemia franciscana chromosome 14, ASM3288406v1, whole genome shotgun sequence includes:
- the LOC136035713 gene encoding telomerase RNA component interacting RNase-like isoform X1, with protein sequence MSTMNSSAIKVPFKNDGSFLEMFKKMQEEQKKLMSDDPATEQKNDLKNKNEKKLVDKAGVATPPLPIVGKRKANKVLPTGIVKKQKTIENEMPLGKLSPMERYLLEVKKYKEVTCKEENVGRPIIK encoded by the exons ATGTCAACTATGAATTCATCAGCTATCAAAGTCCCtttcaaaaatgatggcagTTTCCTAGAAATGTTCAAAAAGATgcaagaagaacaaaaaaagctGATGTCAGATGATCCAGCTACAGAACAAAAGAATGATCTCAAAAAcaagaatgaaaagaaattgGTTGATAAAGCTGGTGTAGCAACACCCCCATTGCCTATt GTTGGAAAACGTAAAGCTAACAAGGTGCTTCCTACTGGGAtagtaaagaaacaaaaaactattgaaaatgaGATG CCATTAGGAAAATTAAGTCCAATGGAACGATACCTACTCGAGGTTAAGAAATACAAAGAAGTCACATGCAAAGAAGAAAACGTTGGAAGGCCAATTATTAAATAA
- the LOC136035713 gene encoding telomerase RNA component interacting RNase-like isoform X2, with product MSTMNSSAIKVPFKNDGSFLEMFKKMQEEQKKLMSDDPATEQKNDLKNKNEKKLVDKAGVATPPLPIPLGKLSPMERYLLEVKKYKEVTCKEENVGRPIIK from the exons ATGTCAACTATGAATTCATCAGCTATCAAAGTCCCtttcaaaaatgatggcagTTTCCTAGAAATGTTCAAAAAGATgcaagaagaacaaaaaaagctGATGTCAGATGATCCAGCTACAGAACAAAAGAATGATCTCAAAAAcaagaatgaaaagaaattgGTTGATAAAGCTGGTGTAGCAACACCCCCATTGCCTATt CCATTAGGAAAATTAAGTCCAATGGAACGATACCTACTCGAGGTTAAGAAATACAAAGAAGTCACATGCAAAGAAGAAAACGTTGGAAGGCCAATTATTAAATAA